DNA from bacterium:
CTCAAGAATAGACGCACATAGACTGAAGCAGGATATCTGGAACTGGAAGTATAGATTAGGACGTGATTACAAGCAGTGGAATTTTGTATATTAATTTTTAAATAGGAGCTAATAAATATGAAAAGATATGTTCAAGTAGGATTGGGACAGCGTTCAGAAACATTCACAAAGGCAATTACGGAAACTTATAAAGACAACTGCCGTTTGGTTGGGCTCTGCGATGTCAACAGAGGCAGACTTGAGCTTCGAAGAAATGACCTAATGAAACATTATGGATTGGTGCCGATTTATCATGCAAAATAATTTGATAAGATGATAAAAGGAACTAAGCCCGATATCGTGATTGTTACAACAAAAGATTGTTTTCATGATAAATATATTATCAGGGCTATGGAGCTGGGATGTGATGTAATTACGGAAAAACCAATGACAATAGACGAGAAGAAATGTCAGAAGATTTTTGATACTGTTAAAAGAACAAAGAGGAAAGTCAGGGTTACCTTTAATTATCGCTATTCACCTGTTCGTACTCAGATTAAGGAATTAGTTTCAAGCGGTGTTATTGGAGAGATTCTTTCTGTGGATTTCAACTGGCTATTAAACACGCGTCATGGAGCAGATTATTACAGGAGATGGCATCGCGATAAAAAAAATAGTGGCGGGCTTATGGTACATAAAGCAACACATCATTTTGACCTTGTGAACTGGTGGATATCTTCCTGTCCTGCAAAAGTTTTTGCCATTGGTAAAAGGGATTTTTATATTCCTGACAGAGCAAATCAGTATGGTCTTAACGGACACGGCGAAAGGTGTTTTGAATGCAGAGTAAGCAGTAAATGCCCATTTTATCTGGATCTAAGGAAGAGGAAATTGCATAAAAGAGTTTATCTGGATAATGAAAAATATGATGGCTATTTCAGGGATAGATGTGTATTCGGCAAAGAGATTAGCATTGAAGATTCCATGAATTTAGTTGTTCAGTATGATAACGGAGTGATGATGTCTTATTCTTTAAACTCATTTTGCCCCTGGGAAGGATATGTTATCCGTTTTAACGGAACTAAAGGATCACTGGAACATAAGGCCGTAGAAACAGTTTATATAAGTGGTGATGGAACCACTCCGGGAGAAACAGTTGAGGGTGAGACCAATATTAAAATATCGCCTCATTTCAAACCCGCATATAATGTTAAGGTCAGAATTTCTGAAGGTGGTCATGGAGGTGGAGACGACCCTCTTCTTGAATCTCTGTTTAGTCCAAATCCGCCAAAGGATAAATTTAAAAGAGATGCAGACTATGTGCAAGGGGCATGGTCAATACTTACAGGAATTTCTGCTAACATATCAATGAAAACAGGAAAATCCGTTAATCCTAGAAAGCTTGTTAAAGGTTTGTCAAAAGCTAATTTTAATGCTTAGGAATTTAAATATTTGATATACCTTTTTTGTTATATTACCGTGCACATGTCACCAGATTGACATCTGCTGTGTTAGTTGCTAGTAACTATTTTATTAAAAACACGGGGGGGATAAAAATGGCTTTATTTTTTTCAAAAACCAATAAGTTTTTAGAAATGATTGAAGAATACTTACAAAAGGTTACAGAGTGTATGGAACAGGCTCAGAAAACGCTTTTTCTCTATATTGAGAAAGGTTCTTGTGAAGAATTTGACGGGCTTGTGGCTAAAACCCACATGGCTGAATCATGCAGTGATGATTTAAGAAGGGAGATTGAAATTTCGCTGTATGAAAAGGCATTAATGCCGGAATCAAGAGGTGATATTCTTGGCCTGCTTGAAACTGTTGATAAGATTCCAAACAAGGCGGAATCTGTTGCATTTCAAATACAAATAGAGGCAATAAGAATCCCCGATGAGTTCAAATCGGAATTACGTAAAATAATCAATATAAATTTTGGTATTTTTGAGGACATTAAACGGGCAATTAGAGCCGTATTTAAGAATATTAAAGAGGTAAGGCGCATTACAAATGAGATAGATAAAAAAGAGAGCAGTTCTGATTCTATGGAAAGGGATTTAATTAGAAAATTATTCAGCTCGGATATTGACATTGGAGAGAAGATTCTCCTGAAAGAATTAATAATTGAGATTGGCAGTATATCAGACAAAGCTGAAGACACTGCAGATCGACTGAATATAATGGCAGTAAAGAGGCTTATTTAATGTTTCTCTTCAGCCTTAGTTATTTAAAATTACTTGGAGGAATTTATTTAGGCTGGTCTCTGGGTGCCAATAACACTGCAAATGTTTTTGGAACTGCAGTTTCTTCGGGGATGGTCAAATTCCGGACAGCAACAGTTTTTTTTGTAGTATTTGTAATACTTGGCGCAGTAATTGGAGGCGCTCCAGGGATCAAAACACTTGGAGGACTTACAAGTCAAAATATAAATACAGCTTTTGTTATTTCAGTGGCGGCAGCTGTTGCAGTAACTTTATTGACAATGTTAAAACTTCCTGCTTCTGTCTCTCAGGCAGTTGTGGGAGCAATACTCGGTATTGGGATCTTACAAAAACAGATTAATTCTGCTGGATTGCAAAAGGTCGTAATCTGCTGGATATGTACACCTGTTGGCGCTGCTGTTATAGCGATTCTACTCTATATGTTTTTGACTTACATACTTAGAAAAATAGACATACATTTTCTTGATTTTGATAGAATTGTGCGGATTATGCTTATACTGTCTGGAGCTTATGGAGCCTATGCTTTGGGAGCGAATAATGTTGCAAATATAACAGGTGTTTATTGCCAAGCTGGAATACTTACGCCATTTTTAGCCGCATTAATAGGAAGTATTAGTATAGCGCTTGGCGCAGTTACCTACAGCAGAAATGTTATGATGACAGTGGGGAAAAGCATTATCCCCTTAAATGCATTCTGCGCTCTGGTTGTAGTGCTTTCAGAAGCTATAACAGTTGATATATTTGCGCACATTGGGGTTCCTGTTTCCACCTGTCAGGCCGTGATAGGCGGAGTCATAGGTGTGGGAGTCGTAAGAAATATTAAAGCAGTTAACTTTAAAGTGCTTTATAAAATTTTCTCAGGGTGGATGGTCACTCCTGTTATCAGCTGCGTTCTTTCTTATGTGCTGTATAAAATATTTTATATGTAATTTTTTATTCTCTCAAAGATTTTTTCTGTAGAATTGATATGGAGACTGCCAAGTTTCCTGCTTCTCAAAGCCATTTG
Protein-coding regions in this window:
- a CDS encoding TIGR00153 family protein, translating into MALFFSKTNKFLEMIEEYLQKVTECMEQAQKTLFLYIEKGSCEEFDGLVAKTHMAESCSDDLRREIEISLYEKALMPESRGDILGLLETVDKIPNKAESVAFQIQIEAIRIPDEFKSELRKIININFGIFEDIKRAIRAVFKNIKEVRRITNEIDKKESSSDSMERDLIRKLFSSDIDIGEKILLKELIIEIGSISDKAEDTADRLNIMAVKRLI
- a CDS encoding inorganic phosphate transporter family protein, yielding MFLFSLSYLKLLGGIYLGWSLGANNTANVFGTAVSSGMVKFRTATVFFVVFVILGAVIGGAPGIKTLGGLTSQNINTAFVISVAAAVAVTLLTMLKLPASVSQAVVGAILGIGILQKQINSAGLQKVVICWICTPVGAAVIAILLYMFLTYILRKIDIHFLDFDRIVRIMLILSGAYGAYALGANNVANITGVYCQAGILTPFLAALIGSISIALGAVTYSRNVMMTVGKSIIPLNAFCALVVVLSEAITVDIFAHIGVPVSTCQAVIGGVIGVGVVRNIKAVNFKVLYKIFSGWMVTPVISCVLSYVLYKIFYM